One window from the genome of Pelecanus crispus isolate bPelCri1 chromosome 13, bPelCri1.pri, whole genome shotgun sequence encodes:
- the SH3BGRL gene encoding adapter SH3BGRL, with translation MVIKVYIASSSGSTAIKKQQQDVLGFLEANKIEFEEKDIAANEENRKWMRENVPEDSRPASGNPLPPRLFNDSRYLGDYEAFFEARENNAVYAFLGLTAPPGSKEAEALAKQQA, from the exons ATGGTCATCAAGGTCTACATCGCCTCCTCCTCCGGCTCCACGGCG attaaaaagcagcaacaagaTGTGTTAGGTTTCTTGGAAGCCAACAAAATTGAATTTGAGGAAAAGGATATCGCCGCCAATGAGGAGAATCGGAAATGGATGCGCGAGAACGTCCCTGAAGACAGCCGGCCAGCAAGCGGGAACCCCTTGCCGCCCCGGCTCTTCAACGACAGCCGGTACCTCGGG GACTATGAAGCTTTCTTTGAAGCTCGAGAGAACAACGCGGTATATGCGTTTTTAGGCTTGACTGCGCCACCTGGTTCAAAG GAAGCTGAAGCACTGGCAAAGCAGCAAGCATGA